Genomic window (Desulforapulum autotrophicum HRM2):
CTCCCATTTTACCAATGGCCCTATTAGAAACAAGATCACCAAAAAATGAGTAGGGCGACTTCCCATACTCCCAGAACCAGACCTTGGGCCCGCTTAAAATATAATGCAGGTAAGAGGTTGGTGTTTCGTATAACGCCTCATTGGTGACGGCACCGGTCATTTTTCCAACGGTGTGCCTGCCAAAGAGCCTGTTTCCGCCCAGAATTCCCTGATTCAACAACATGGCGGAAAATTTCAGCATATCCTGTGCAGTGGTAAAAAGACCATCTGAGCCAAGGATTCCTCCCATGTTGTGTTCCAGATCCTGACAAAGACTTCCCCGAAGATTCCGGCCGCTGTCCGAGGTTCCCGTGGCAGCGCACCTGGCTTGGTTCTCCGGTGTGAACATCGTATCTTTCATGTTCAAGGGTTCAAAAATAAATTGCCTGGCAGCGGTTCCAAGATCTGCCCCGAATAGCCGTTCAAGTAGCTTTCCCAGGATTCTACAGGAAACATCAGAATAAAAAACCCGGGTACCGGGTTGCGCAGAAAGTTTCTGGGTATAGTGCAGTTCCCATACCTTTTCCAGATCTTTTTCCAATGCGGCTGCCTCACAACCCTGGGGATCCTCAAGGGAGATGCCTGCGGTAAAATTGAGCATATCCCTGAGGGTTACCCTTGTTTTAAATTCATCGGTTCCAAATTCCGGGAGATAATCAACAAGCTTATTTTCAAGGTTTAACCGCCCCTGTTCAACCAACTTAAAAACCAGAGGCAATGTCACCATTACCTTTGTTATGGACTCAATATTGAACAATGTCTGAGGCGTCACTCTCTCTAAAGGAGCATTGGAGTGCTCCACCATGAATCCCCGGCTAAGTTCCACCAGGGTCTCTCCTTTGTGTGCCACCAACACCTGGCATCCTGAAAATAAACCCTGCTGGATTTTTGATGAAATAAATGATTCAATTAATTTTTTCATACTTCGATTCCCTTTTCCTGATTAAGGGTTCACTGAAAAATCTGCAATGTTGCTTCAAAATTACGAAATCCTCATTTACAGCAGTACACCCCGGTTCCAGAATTTTTTACGCCATACACACGGGCAATTTTGTGAGCATAGCTCCCCTTCGAGCCGCCCAAACACAGGTTTTCGATCAACCAATAGTTAAGTTGCGGCACGAAAAAGCAAAACCCAGAAGAGCCGATCTGCCATTCGGATTTTAGGCCGTTTGTTTATCCGTTTCATTACGGCCCATTGTTGGCGAAACCCAAGGTTCTCAATTGCAGATCGTGAATTCAATTTAAAGATCAAAATCATGATTAAAAATGTGAAAATTATCGTCTCCATATTGCTTGAGGGCTCTATCAGGCGCTAACCGAATTGTCAATGATTGCAGCCAAGACAGATTTTTGAGAAGGACAGGCATGACACCTTTATCGCACAACCGACCGGCAAAAGAATAAAAAAAGACACAAAAGGCTTGTATCTTTATTAAAAAAAGGATAGAGACAGTCCTTTTATTTTCTACTTGGGTTAAAAATCAACAGATCGCCTTTGATTTTTTCATTCATAATTTTATGCAAGGCATTTGTGAAATAATATAAGTCACATGGAGTGTTAAGATGAAAACAGCCGGATATCCAATAATTTCGAAACAAGAAGTGGTCTCCCTGATAAAGGATGGAGATACCGTAGCCTTTAGCGGGTTTACCGCAGCCGGTGCAGCCAAGGCTGTTCCAGCCATGCTGGCTGAACATGCAAGGCAGGAACATGCCCATGGACGTAGCTTCCGGATAAGGGTCATCACCGGTGCTTCCAGCGGAAACTATATCGACAATGATCTGGCCGAGGCCAATGCGATTTCATGGCGGGCCCCCTACCAGGGGGGCAAAAATCTCAGGGATCAGATCAACAGCCAGGAAGTTGAGTATGTGGACATGCACCTGTCCCATGTGCCCCAGACAGTGAGCGCAGGATTCTTTGGAAAAGTGAACGTGGCGGTTGTGGAAGCAACCCAGATCACACCGGACGGCAGGGTCTATCTATCCGCCTCCATTGGAGCGTCTCCCACCTGGCTGACCTGTGCTGACAAGGTGATCATAGAAATTAACCATTGCCACTCCCCCCGCCTGAGCGAATTGGCCGATATTTTCATCATGCCTCCTCCGCCAAGACGCCATCCCATCAATGTTTACAACCCCCTGGCTAAAATTGGATGGCCCTTTGCCCAGGTGGATCCCAAAAAAGTGATGGGCATTGTGGAAAATAATGAACCGGACCAGGTCATGGCTTTTAGCCAGGAAGATGAAACCAGCAAAAAAATCGCAAACCATGTGATTGAATTTTTACTGAACGAAAAACAGTCAGGCCGAATCCCCCCCCAATTATTTCCCCTCCAGGCCGGTGTGGGCAATACAGCCAATGCCGTGCTGGCCGGGCTAGGACGCCACCCGGATATCCCGCCGTTTTACATGTATTCGGAAGTTTTCCAGGATGCCATGCTGGAGTTGATAGATTCTGGCAAACTTTTAGGTGCTTCGGCCACGGCCCTTACCATTGTGCCGGAAAAGCTGAAACAGATCGAAGACAACATGGATTTTTACAGCAAAAAAATTGTATTAAGACCCCAGGAAATCTCCAACCATCCAGGCATTATCCGTCGCCTGGGTGTGGTGGCCATTAACACGGCCCTTGAAATCGACATTTACGGTAATGTAAACTCCTCCCATGTGCTGGGAACCCATGTGATGAACGGGGTGGGTGGCAGCGGCGAATTTGCCCGGAACAGCCATCTGTCCATTTTCATGACCCCATCCATAGCCAAAGGGGGAAAAATTTCTGCAGTGGTTCCCATGGTCCCCCATGTGGACAACAATGAGCATTCGGTCCAGGTGGTGGTAACAGAACAGGGGCTGGCAGATCTAAGGGGACTTGGCCCCCTGGAACGCGCAGAAAAAATAATCAATACCTGCGCCCATCCCTTATACCGACCCTATTTAAAAGAATATGTAGCCAAGGGCAGCTGTGGTCATATCTGCCACGACCTGACCCGCTGTTTTGAACTCCACCGAAATTTTAAAGAATTTGGGGAAATGCTCCCCAACTGCTGACTGGAAAGAGAAGTCAAATAGATGGGGGGCAGAGCTCAGGGACTCGGAAATAAAAAACCTGCTCCGCCCCCCATAGTGGAGTGGGGTTCTCCTTCAGAATCTCTTGAAGATGGTATCTGGCAGGCTCACTTTTTTCCCAACTCCTCCTGCAATATATTTTTCCTTAAAACTTTCCTTAAACATTTCTTTGGCCAGGTCACCGCTGCAGTGAGTTGAACACACATGCTTGACTGCTTCATTTTGCAGAGATTGTATCACTTGTTGTATCGCTGCAGGATTCTCATCCAGCAGATGAAATCCTCCCATTAACAGAAGGATCTCTTTGTCCATAATCTGTCTGGCCTTTCTGGCAATATTGACAATGCCGGGATGAGCACAGCCGGTTATGACGACCAGGCCTTCCTTTGTATCGATGATCATTGATTGTTCACCTATACAATCTTCGGCCATAACTCCAGTCGAGTATACATGATCAAAAAGTTCGGTTGCCTGATAGTCGAGAACAGTTAGATCCTGGACTTGATTTTTTAAATCATTCAGCAAAAACTTCGAGAGTGAGTCAGGTGCAAAAATATGCAGGTTTGGGTTTTCTTCTATAACTGAGTCAACACCTCCTATATGGTCCCAATGTGGGTGAGAGATAAAAAGTGTATCAATATTTTTGACGTTTAAGCCTGAAGTTTGTATATTTCTTAAAAGTACATGCCCATTGCTGCCGGTATCAAAAAGTATTGTATGATTGGGCAGTTGCAAAAAAGCCGAAAATCCCCAGAGGGAAGTGAGATCCGGATTATAGTGATAATTATCAAAAACGATGGTGATTTCCATATCATGTGCTTTCATTTTGCAAATTCCTTTTTTCAACTCCCACACCGCTGGCATTTCATGACGAGCGACTGGAGGCCTTTCCATGCGTATTGGGTAAAAACTTTCGCTATGCTTTTGAATTCAGGGATAGAAGTTGGTTGAACTGCCATACTTTTAAGCTGGTTTTCCCGTACCCTGCAGATCCCCTCCTTACTCTCCTTGATATGGCAGCGGTGGTTGCATAAGCCGCAGAGACCATCATTTCCATTCAAGTATTGAATCCTTAGCAGCCTGAACATGAAGTAAAGCTATCAGAATCACCAGCAACAGTTAATCATAAGCTTGCCCCCTTTATTTTACTTTTGGGTTGTTTTCTTAGTTCCTTTCTTCCCCCCAGTCATCGGCCCTTGCCCAGAGCCTTTGCCCTTACCCTTCCCTTTTCCATGACCGTCTTTAGGCCCCTGACCTTTTGGCCCAGTACCATCTTTATTTGGCATATTAATGACCTCCTTCCTGTTTGCAAACGTCATTTTCACTGTCGCCAGCTGTTTGACGTTCAGTGCAAAAAAATGTTATCTGCCATTTATTCTTTTCTTACATATACCTCGCCACAGTCAAACGTAAATGGTATTTTACGTTTGTTCCGATATTTTTTATCCTTAAATAAATATCATTTTTGGCTATTTGACCATCAAGTGATGGTTTACTGGAGGCACGCCAAAAAGAGCCTGCTTTTAATCCTCAAAATGGATATCATAAGCAGTTCTTGGCCCCAAACGCTTTCACTATGGGAGTATGTCAATTCATCCATTTTTTAAAAAATAAAGTAGCAGTTTGTCCCCATCTTCTGGTGGGGCTGAAATCCAGTATCCCAGTTGTTCCTGGCAAAAGACATAGTGTACTTGTCCCATCCCAAGAAACTTATACACTTTGATTTTGTTACGGATAAAGGTTTCTGGGTCATGGAATGGTGAACGAGGATTGCTCACCATTTTATCTGCCATGACCTCAGCCTGCTCTCTGGTCAAATCCGCGGTTTTGCTGCGTGATATCCAGATCA
Coding sequences:
- a CDS encoding serine hydrolase domain-containing protein; the encoded protein is MKKLIESFISSKIQQGLFSGCQVLVAHKGETLVELSRGFMVEHSNAPLERVTPQTLFNIESITKVMVTLPLVFKLVEQGRLNLENKLVDYLPEFGTDEFKTRVTLRDMLNFTAGISLEDPQGCEAAALEKDLEKVWELHYTQKLSAQPGTRVFYSDVSCRILGKLLERLFGADLGTAARQFIFEPLNMKDTMFTPENQARCAATGTSDSGRNLRGSLCQDLEHNMGGILGSDGLFTTAQDMLKFSAMLLNQGILGGNRLFGRHTVGKMTGAVTNEALYETPTSYLHYILSGPKVWFWEYGKSPYSFFGDLVSNRAIGKMGGAGTFLLIDPALDLIVIYLTNYGQPENTLEGEASWTKFQNDINMPGLCNLIIGNLGC
- a CDS encoding succinate CoA transferase gives rise to the protein MKTAGYPIISKQEVVSLIKDGDTVAFSGFTAAGAAKAVPAMLAEHARQEHAHGRSFRIRVITGASSGNYIDNDLAEANAISWRAPYQGGKNLRDQINSQEVEYVDMHLSHVPQTVSAGFFGKVNVAVVEATQITPDGRVYLSASIGASPTWLTCADKVIIEINHCHSPRLSELADIFIMPPPPRRHPINVYNPLAKIGWPFAQVDPKKVMGIVENNEPDQVMAFSQEDETSKKIANHVIEFLLNEKQSGRIPPQLFPLQAGVGNTANAVLAGLGRHPDIPPFYMYSEVFQDAMLELIDSGKLLGASATALTIVPEKLKQIEDNMDFYSKKIVLRPQEISNHPGIIRRLGVVAINTALEIDIYGNVNSSHVLGTHVMNGVGGSGEFARNSHLSIFMTPSIAKGGKISAVVPMVPHVDNNEHSVQVVVTEQGLADLRGLGPLERAEKIINTCAHPLYRPYLKEYVAKGSCGHICHDLTRCFELHRNFKEFGEMLPNC
- a CDS encoding MBL fold metallo-hydrolase → MKAHDMEITIVFDNYHYNPDLTSLWGFSAFLQLPNHTILFDTGSNGHVLLRNIQTSGLNVKNIDTLFISHPHWDHIGGVDSVIEENPNLHIFAPDSLSKFLLNDLKNQVQDLTVLDYQATELFDHVYSTGVMAEDCIGEQSMIIDTKEGLVVITGCAHPGIVNIARKARQIMDKEILLLMGGFHLLDENPAAIQQVIQSLQNEAVKHVCSTHCSGDLAKEMFKESFKEKYIAGGVGKKVSLPDTIFKRF